The proteins below come from a single Gopherus evgoodei ecotype Sinaloan lineage unplaced genomic scaffold, rGopEvg1_v1.p scaffold_49_arrow_ctg1, whole genome shotgun sequence genomic window:
- the LOC115643018 gene encoding olfactory receptor 52E4-like — MSESNKTDFTNPSTFILLGIPGLEAAHIWISIPFCAMYIVAMLGNFTILFIVKREPSLHVPMFYFLCMLAVIDLVMSAFTLPKMLSIFWFNSREISFNACLTQMYFVHSLSGMESGMLVAMAFDRYMAICHPLRHSTILTNSVVAKIGLGVVLRSGILALPYPFLVRWLPYCRTNVIPHFYCQHIAVVKLACADIRISSYYGLFDLLFVIGMDGCFIAMSYIQILRAIFRLPTKDTWLKTFGTCISHLCAISALYVTDLFSSLMFRFGHNVPLHFLVLISGVYHIVPPVLHPIIYGLRSEQFWDRLLQLFTHKET; from the coding sequence ATGTCAGAATCTAACAAAAccgacttcaccaacccctccaccttcatcctactTGGCATTCCTGGCCTAGAGGCAGCCCatatctggatctccatcccaTTCTGTGCCATGTACATCGTAGCCAtgttggggaacttcaccatcctgttcattgtgaagagGGAGCCGAGCCTCCATGTGCCCATGTTCTATTTtctctgcatgctggctgtcatcGACCTGGTCATGTCCGCATTCACCCTACCAAAAATGCTGAGCAttttctggttcaattccagggagatcagtttcaatgcctgcctcacccagatgtatttTGTTCACTCCCTCTCAGGGATGGAGTCTGGAATGctcgtggccatggcttttgatcgctacatggccatctgccatcccctgagacattccaccatcctgacaaacTCTGTTGTGGCCAAAATAGGCCTGGGCGTGGTGCTACGTAGTGGCATACTCGCATTGCCCTATCccttcctggtcaggtggttgccatattgcagaaccaacgtCATCCCACACTTTTATTGTCAGCATATAGCAGTGGTGAAACTGGCCTGTGCTGACATCCGCATCAGTAGTTACTATGGCCTGTTTGATCTTCTCTTTGTGATCGGAATGGACGGATGTTTTATCGCAATGTCCTATATtcagatcctccgggccatcttccgcctccccacaaaggatacCTGGCTCAAAACTTTTGGGACCTGCATCTCTCATCTTTGTGCCATCTCAGCTTTGTACGTCACAGATTTATTCTCCTCCCTCATGTTCCGATTTGGCCACAATGTGCCACTGCATTTCCTCGTTCTCATTAGTGGTGTGTACCACATTGTGCCTCCTGTGCTACACCCCATCATTTACGGTCTGAGGTCCGAACAGTTCTGGGACAGGTTGCTCCAGCTCTTTACTCATAAAGAGACCTAA